A single Cryomorphaceae bacterium DNA region contains:
- the mnmD gene encoding tRNA (5-methylaminomethyl-2-thiouridine)(34)-methyltransferase MnmD, which produces MKRKVIRTGDGSHTLEIFDGAEHYHSTHGAVQESRHVYVDMGLQSRHRAVEALSILEIGLGTGLNAMLTLEYAQKNGLQVRYTALEAFPLTEEEWNPLNYDELIELPAVSEKWSELHRSPWGKSTEWAEGFELLKIHEKVQDVNIEDRFDVVYFDAFGPRHQPEMWEDAVFQKMYRLMRPEGVLVTYSAKGEVRRAMTRSGFTVERLPGPPGKREMLRATKPQV; this is translated from the coding sequence GTGAAACGGAAGGTGATCCGGACGGGTGATGGATCCCACACCTTGGAGATTTTCGATGGTGCGGAGCACTACCACAGTACCCATGGCGCTGTTCAGGAGTCGCGCCACGTGTATGTGGATATGGGGCTTCAAAGCAGACATCGCGCCGTAGAGGCGCTGAGTATTTTGGAAATTGGGCTGGGCACCGGTTTAAATGCGATGCTCACACTAGAGTACGCCCAGAAAAATGGTCTTCAGGTCCGGTATACGGCCTTGGAGGCCTTTCCTTTGACAGAGGAGGAGTGGAATCCCTTGAATTACGACGAGCTTATTGAGTTGCCAGCGGTTTCGGAGAAATGGTCGGAACTCCATCGTTCGCCTTGGGGTAAATCCACGGAGTGGGCTGAGGGATTTGAGTTGTTGAAGATCCATGAAAAAGTCCAAGACGTGAACATAGAGGACCGCTTCGATGTCGTATATTTCGATGCCTTCGGGCCTCGGCATCAGCCCGAAATGTGGGAGGATGCCGTTTTCCAAAAGATGTACCGTCTTATGAGACCCGAAGGGGTGCTGGTGACGTACAGTGCCAAAGGAGAAGTGCGCCGAGCCATGACCCGTTCAGGTTTTACCGTAGAACGATTGCCTGGGCCACCGGGGAAAAGAGAAATGCTAAGAGCAACGAAACCACAAGTATGA
- a CDS encoding TIGR01777 family protein — MEQHKDTILITGGSGLVGTRLTELLLDSGYRVKHLSTRQKGGVRVLDNGVHVYGWDPANHTMDREALSDVGQIINLAGASISARWTKAYKALIRSSRVDSLRTLYTALSEIEHRVDALISSSAVGYYPSETGVVFEEDAAPDDGFLGRVCQEWEEEANRFKALGLRVALMRTGIVLSASGGALPVIARTVRWFVGAPLGPGNQVLPWVHIDDLSRMYMHALQQPLEGPYNAVGLVGATNKSFTRSVARVLRRPVWPISVPAFVLRTVLGEQATLVLMSSPSSPERLIKTGFTYRYTDLDIALIDILI, encoded by the coding sequence ATGGAACAACATAAAGATACCATTTTAATCACCGGGGGAAGCGGATTGGTCGGCACGCGACTAACCGAGTTGTTGCTTGATTCCGGCTACCGCGTTAAGCACTTGAGTACCCGTCAAAAAGGCGGCGTACGTGTACTGGACAATGGAGTGCATGTATATGGCTGGGATCCTGCCAATCACACCATGGACCGAGAGGCCCTAAGTGATGTCGGCCAGATCATCAACCTCGCCGGAGCATCCATCTCAGCGAGGTGGACCAAGGCGTATAAGGCCTTGATCAGAAGCAGTCGTGTAGATTCCTTGCGAACGCTTTATACTGCCCTTTCTGAAATCGAGCATCGCGTAGATGCTCTTATAAGTTCTTCCGCTGTTGGATATTACCCTTCTGAAACGGGTGTAGTTTTCGAAGAAGATGCGGCCCCGGATGACGGGTTTCTCGGTCGGGTGTGTCAGGAGTGGGAGGAAGAAGCCAATCGATTCAAAGCGCTTGGACTGCGCGTCGCGCTCATGAGAACAGGGATTGTCTTGTCCGCGAGCGGAGGAGCGCTGCCCGTAATAGCTCGCACGGTACGATGGTTTGTGGGTGCCCCTCTAGGTCCAGGAAACCAAGTACTGCCTTGGGTTCATATCGATGATCTGAGCAGAATGTACATGCATGCCCTGCAACAGCCTTTAGAAGGGCCGTATAACGCGGTTGGACTTGTTGGTGCAACCAATAAGAGCTTCACAAGATCGGTAGCTCGCGTCCTTCGGAGACCTGTGTGGCCCATCAGTGTTCCCGCCTTTGTGCTCCGAACGGTTCTCGGGGAGCAGGCGACCTTGGTTTTGATGTCCAGCCCATCTAGCCCAGAGCGCTTGATTAAGACGGGCTTTACATACCGCTACACAGATTTGGACATTGCTCTGATCGACATTCTCATCTGA
- a CDS encoding NUDIX hydrolase — MTTKQFNIRVYGLLIHPEKGILISEERYQGHHFTKFPGGGLEWGEGPAETVRRELREELDLEVSHAEHVYTTDFFVQSAFRESDQVLSIYYRITPMNWADLDNVEERENTDEPGRTQKFHWVPMNELSMESVRFPTDRRVVDLLMRSGI; from the coding sequence ATGACCACCAAACAATTCAACATTCGGGTTTACGGACTTTTGATTCATCCAGAAAAAGGGATTCTAATTTCCGAAGAACGATATCAGGGGCATCATTTCACCAAATTTCCCGGTGGAGGATTGGAGTGGGGTGAGGGCCCTGCGGAAACAGTACGGCGGGAATTGCGTGAAGAACTGGACTTGGAGGTTTCGCATGCGGAGCACGTCTATACAACGGACTTTTTTGTGCAGTCGGCGTTTCGCGAGTCCGACCAGGTATTGAGCATTTACTACCGCATTACCCCGATGAATTGGGCAGATTTAGACAATGTCGAGGAGCGTGAGAATACCGACGAACCCGGGCGAACCCAGAAGTTTCATTGGGTTCCGATGAATGAGCTGTCGATGGAGTCCGTCCGCTTTCCAACCGACCGACGCGTCGTTGATTTACTGATGCGCTCGGGCATTTAA
- a CDS encoding DUF4920 domain-containing protein, with protein MIAAAAFYACGSASTEEAAETEVTADEVVAEEVEVEAYGEEISTEGAVEASELIAMLDGQDSVQVKVKGTINEVCQKKGCWMNVAMGEEEEMLVRFKDYGFFVPMDADGRTVTMEGWAKVEEQSVEWLRHQAEDAGASEEEIAMITEPEVSVSFMASGVVIE; from the coding sequence ATGATTGCCGCAGCTGCTTTTTACGCGTGCGGAAGTGCTTCAACTGAAGAGGCCGCTGAGACTGAAGTAACTGCTGATGAGGTTGTTGCTGAAGAAGTAGAAGTTGAGGCATACGGAGAAGAAATTTCTACCGAGGGTGCTGTAGAAGCTTCCGAACTAATTGCCATGCTCGATGGGCAGGATAGTGTTCAGGTTAAAGTAAAAGGAACCATCAATGAAGTTTGCCAGAAGAAAGGTTGCTGGATGAACGTTGCGATGGGTGAAGAAGAGGAAATGCTTGTTCGCTTTAAAGACTATGGATTCTTTGTTCCAATGGACGCTGATGGTCGTACTGTGACCATGGAAGGTTGGGCAAAAGTGGAAGAGCAGAGCGTGGAGTGGCTGCGTCACCAAGCAGAAGATGCTGGTGCGAGCGAAGAGGAAATTGCCATGATCACCGAACCAGAGGTAAGCGTAAGCTTTATGGCTTCTGGCGTCGTTATCGAATAA
- a CDS encoding branched-chain amino acid aminotransferase, protein MKVTPTTQSRLDSVDLNNLVFGTTFTDHMVVCHFKNGAWDEPEVMPYGPFPIAPGAPVFHYGQAIFEGMKAYKDEAGDCFLFRPLENWKRFNKSATRLAMPEVPEEVFMDGLHRLVHMDSGWVVPGFDHALYLRPFMFANGEFISAKGADEFTFMIVASPAGAYYKGDVKVKVEEEYARAAKGGVGEAKAAGNYAGAFYPTKLAQEQGFTQLLWTDAATHSYLEESGTMNIMMRVGDTLVTPSLTGTILEGITRKSVIKIAQDHDITVEERPISVDELLTRLRDGSLTELFGVGTAVIVSPISEVAYREERYSISYTEESWAPRLKNWLLQLQHNKSEDPYGWRVKVQPSYENA, encoded by the coding sequence ATGAAAGTCACACCTACCACCCAATCTCGTCTTGATTCGGTCGATTTAAATAATCTGGTATTTGGCACCACGTTTACGGACCACATGGTAGTGTGTCACTTCAAAAACGGCGCTTGGGATGAGCCTGAAGTCATGCCGTATGGACCCTTCCCTATTGCCCCTGGAGCCCCTGTATTCCACTATGGACAAGCCATTTTTGAAGGAATGAAGGCTTACAAGGACGAAGCTGGGGACTGCTTCCTATTCCGGCCGCTCGAGAACTGGAAAAGGTTTAACAAATCCGCCACTCGCTTAGCCATGCCAGAAGTACCGGAAGAGGTATTTATGGATGGATTGCATCGTTTGGTTCACATGGACAGTGGATGGGTCGTTCCAGGGTTTGATCACGCTCTGTATCTCCGCCCATTCATGTTTGCAAACGGTGAATTTATTTCTGCCAAAGGAGCTGATGAATTTACCTTCATGATTGTGGCCTCGCCTGCTGGTGCGTACTACAAAGGAGATGTCAAAGTAAAAGTCGAAGAGGAATATGCGCGCGCGGCCAAGGGTGGAGTTGGTGAAGCTAAGGCTGCGGGGAACTACGCCGGCGCATTTTATCCAACCAAGCTCGCCCAAGAACAGGGGTTTACTCAGCTCCTGTGGACGGATGCTGCGACCCACAGCTATTTGGAAGAATCCGGCACCATGAACATCATGATGCGTGTTGGTGACACTTTGGTAACTCCTTCACTAACCGGAACTATCCTAGAAGGAATTACGCGTAAATCCGTGATCAAAATTGCTCAAGACCATGACATCACGGTAGAAGAGCGCCCTATTTCAGTCGATGAATTGCTCACACGTCTTCGCGATGGCTCCTTGACGGAACTCTTTGGAGTTGGAACAGCGGTAATTGTGAGCCCCATCAGTGAAGTTGCTTACCGGGAAGAACGTTACAGCATATCGTACACGGAAGAAAGCTGGGCTCCGCGATTGAAGAATTGGCTGCTTCAGCTTCAACACAATAAAAGCGAAGACCCTTATGGGTGGCGCGTTAAAGTTCAGCCTTCATACGAAAATGCCTGA
- a CDS encoding BamA/TamA family outer membrane protein: MKRLLILVLLLSWTTSLKAQEQGVFKDTLDGAFDVSHFLFDLHGFLPIVSPITEPAVGYGAVLMNAFFIPKKGESERLFRMPDVAFGGGGLTENGTWFLGGGYLGFWNEDRVRYRGFAGYGSINLTYYAFSELLDRELAIEYNLASTFLHQEANWRIGETDLFIGGSYRFVRTRVSSDRDPEDLIPSVDREITTSGLGAQIQYDHRDNVFSPTSGFITSLSMTYYPDELGSTRDYGQLIWYLNYYIPIGSKWISGFRAQSNWAVADPPFYALPYIELRGVPNLRYQGDWIGLVETEQQFRMTRRWALLGFAGYGWAQSSESLTRSDATAWNAGGGFRYLLARAFGLQAGVDVARGPEQWAFYVVVGSSWGR; encoded by the coding sequence ATGAAACGCCTTCTTATCCTTGTCCTCCTGCTCAGCTGGACCACTTCATTAAAGGCTCAGGAGCAGGGTGTGTTCAAGGATACCTTAGACGGCGCCTTTGACGTCAGTCATTTTCTTTTTGATCTTCACGGATTCCTTCCCATTGTGAGCCCCATTACAGAGCCCGCTGTAGGTTACGGAGCCGTACTTATGAATGCATTCTTCATTCCCAAGAAAGGGGAGAGCGAACGTCTGTTTCGCATGCCGGATGTGGCCTTTGGAGGGGGAGGGCTTACTGAAAACGGCACCTGGTTTCTGGGCGGAGGATACTTGGGCTTTTGGAACGAAGATCGGGTGAGGTATCGCGGATTTGCGGGCTATGGGTCCATCAACTTGACTTACTATGCCTTTTCTGAATTGCTGGACCGTGAATTGGCGATTGAATACAATCTGGCCAGCACCTTTCTTCATCAGGAGGCCAATTGGCGAATAGGGGAGACCGATCTGTTTATTGGAGGTTCCTATCGATTTGTACGCACCCGGGTCAGCTCGGATAGGGACCCTGAGGATTTAATACCCTCTGTGGATCGCGAAATCACGACAAGCGGGCTCGGTGCACAAATCCAGTACGACCATAGAGACAATGTGTTTTCTCCTACATCCGGATTTATCACGAGCCTTTCCATGACCTATTATCCCGATGAGCTCGGAAGCACTCGAGACTACGGACAACTGATTTGGTACCTGAACTACTACATTCCCATAGGCTCCAAGTGGATCTCAGGATTTCGGGCTCAATCCAATTGGGCTGTGGCAGATCCTCCCTTCTATGCTCTGCCATATATTGAATTGCGGGGGGTTCCAAACCTCCGGTATCAAGGGGACTGGATCGGTCTTGTTGAGACTGAGCAACAGTTTCGCATGACTCGTCGTTGGGCCCTTTTGGGATTTGCAGGTTACGGCTGGGCCCAAAGCAGTGAGTCTTTAACACGTTCCGATGCAACAGCCTGGAACGCCGGTGGAGGTTTCCGGTATCTACTTGCCCGGGCCTTTGGTTTACAAGCTGGTGTTGATGTAGCCCGAGGTCCCGAACAATGGGCGTTCTACGTAGTCGTGGGCTCTTCTTGGGGCCGTTAG
- a CDS encoding acetyl-CoA hydrolase/transferase family protein, with amino-acid sequence MSTNQVQTAEEAVKVIKSGNRVYVHAVAAAPRALINAMTARASELRNVEIIHLHTEGDAPYAAPEYKDSFHVNALFIGANVRHALDAGHASYTPVFLSEVPALFRRDILPVDVALMSVSPPDRHGFCSLGTSVDASLAAMEKAKYVIAQINPNMPRTGGDGIRHISEFDAITEQEEELIAHNPIAPSEVEMKIGAHIAGLIEDGSTLQMGIGAIPNAALAQLGNHKDLGIHTEMFSDGVIPLVESGVITGKFKRFRKGKIVSGFVMGSKKLYDFIDDNPMVEMRDISWVNDVAVIRRNPKAISINSAIEVDLTGQVNADSIGTRLYSGVGGQMDFIRGASLSEGGKPIIALPSVTRRGESRISGFLKQGAGVVTTRAHVHYVITEYGVADLYGKTIKQRCELLRDIAHPDHRESLDRAAFDICHS; translated from the coding sequence ATGAGCACCAATCAAGTCCAAACTGCAGAAGAAGCAGTTAAGGTTATTAAAAGCGGAAATCGTGTATACGTGCACGCCGTAGCGGCTGCTCCTCGAGCACTGATCAACGCCATGACAGCGAGAGCTTCAGAGCTCCGCAATGTGGAAATCATTCACTTACATACAGAAGGAGATGCCCCCTACGCCGCTCCCGAATACAAGGATTCATTTCACGTGAACGCCTTGTTCATCGGTGCTAATGTTCGTCACGCACTCGATGCCGGACACGCGTCCTACACGCCTGTATTTCTGAGCGAAGTTCCAGCGCTCTTTCGTCGTGACATTCTGCCGGTAGACGTCGCCTTAATGTCGGTTAGCCCGCCGGATCGTCACGGTTTCTGTTCCTTGGGAACCTCTGTAGACGCCTCGCTTGCGGCTATGGAAAAGGCGAAGTATGTTATCGCGCAAATCAACCCCAACATGCCGAGAACCGGTGGGGATGGAATACGACATATTTCAGAGTTCGACGCGATAACCGAACAGGAAGAAGAGCTAATCGCACACAACCCCATAGCACCAAGTGAAGTCGAAATGAAAATTGGAGCGCACATTGCCGGTCTGATTGAAGATGGCTCAACCTTACAGATGGGGATTGGCGCTATACCGAATGCAGCACTGGCACAGTTGGGCAACCACAAGGACTTGGGGATTCACACCGAGATGTTCAGTGATGGCGTCATTCCATTGGTTGAGTCTGGGGTAATCACGGGAAAATTCAAGCGATTCAGAAAAGGCAAGATTGTCAGCGGGTTCGTTATGGGATCGAAGAAATTGTATGATTTCATCGACGACAACCCCATGGTTGAAATGCGCGACATCTCCTGGGTAAATGACGTTGCCGTCATTCGACGGAACCCGAAAGCTATTTCCATCAACAGCGCCATCGAAGTGGATTTGACCGGACAGGTCAATGCCGATTCTATTGGGACACGCCTTTACTCCGGTGTGGGCGGACAGATGGACTTTATCCGCGGAGCAAGCTTGAGCGAAGGCGGTAAACCCATCATTGCCTTACCTAGTGTCACGCGAAGAGGGGAAAGCCGAATATCCGGTTTCTTAAAGCAAGGGGCTGGGGTGGTTACAACACGTGCTCACGTGCACTATGTGATTACCGAATACGGAGTAGCGGATTTGTATGGAAAAACCATCAAGCAACGCTGCGAATTACTTCGGGATATTGCTCATCCAGATCACCGAGAATCACTGGATCGCGCAGCCTTCGATATTTGCCACAGCTAA
- a CDS encoding nucleoside triphosphate pyrophosphohydrolase family protein: MKRQLDHVAKFHDVFGIGNEESPIGEVSNDTYMLRYKLMREENEEYLEAAENGDLVEIADALGDMMYILCGTILKHGLQHKIEEVFEEIQRSNMSKLDGDGNPIYREDGKVMKSELYFKPDIASILK; encoded by the coding sequence ATGAAAAGACAGCTCGATCACGTCGCTAAATTCCACGATGTATTTGGAATTGGCAATGAGGAGTCCCCGATTGGAGAAGTTTCCAATGATACGTACATGTTACGCTATAAACTCATGCGCGAGGAGAATGAAGAATACTTAGAAGCAGCGGAGAATGGCGATCTTGTAGAAATTGCCGACGCCCTTGGAGACATGATGTACATCCTCTGTGGAACCATTTTGAAACATGGACTTCAACACAAGATTGAAGAAGTTTTCGAAGAAATTCAACGTAGCAATATGAGCAAACTTGATGGTGATGGGAATCCCATCTATCGAGAAGACGGTAAAGTGATGAAAAGCGAGCTGTACTTTAAGCCGGACATTGCAAGCATATTGAAGTAA
- a CDS encoding GNAT family N-acetyltransferase: protein MNLKIVPFRWGDQNMTRECRVIRDRVFLEEQGVPFALENRGNLEAQFYLAYDTSGEAEIPMGCARYRKTEEGYKIERVAVLPGYRDRAVGAAIVERILLDIPRSQAYLHAQEGARRFWERVGFAVEGDPFYEAEIRHFRMKAEL, encoded by the coding sequence ATGAACCTGAAAATCGTTCCATTTCGTTGGGGTGACCAGAACATGACTCGGGAGTGCCGAGTGATACGTGATCGCGTTTTTTTAGAAGAACAGGGGGTGCCTTTCGCCTTGGAAAACAGGGGAAATTTGGAGGCTCAGTTTTACCTGGCTTACGATACCTCAGGGGAAGCCGAAATTCCCATGGGATGTGCTCGATATCGCAAAACAGAGGAAGGTTACAAAATTGAACGCGTCGCGGTTTTACCCGGATATAGGGACCGCGCAGTTGGTGCCGCAATCGTAGAGCGAATACTCTTAGATATACCTAGGTCACAGGCGTATTTACATGCCCAGGAAGGGGCAAGACGTTTTTGGGAACGTGTGGGGTTTGCAGTAGAGGGGGATCCTTTTTACGAAGCCGAGATCAGGCATTTTCGTATGAAGGCTGAACTTTAA
- a CDS encoding PDZ domain-containing protein: protein MKANFLLKSALSLLLAFLCANSLHAHNDSTTAYLGVWYQHVSKKKAKFMEVPNANDNGVLIEGVAPGSPADLAGLEFMDYMYEFNGVTLSEDVDWDDLFDEMAPGESVTMKVVRQKETLNLRANLVSRLERQNDHYNTNAFLGVEYRWEENKQPDQGAWIDVIEGTTAERIGLEDGDIIVGINDYEIYDWHDLGIVIDNSEPGSEFCVTYLRDGEEYRTCDMITKRNESPENYEDMEEELEAPLASETEALRAPEAIEPEPGIVLKPSIPTPVEGREIQGENGLVKLFEDEVSSVKMVDMTKDEVEMMEDKFEMDMPERGIPYRDLNVYPNPNDGRFTFFIDLEKTADADLRITDAQGRLVYEESIPGASGRIERRLDISGRAKGIYFVIVLQGNKSITKRVVVD from the coding sequence ATGAAAGCAAATTTCCTCTTGAAAAGCGCGTTGTCACTCCTCCTCGCGTTTTTGTGCGCAAACTCTTTACATGCACACAACGACTCCACCACTGCCTATTTAGGTGTTTGGTACCAGCATGTTTCTAAGAAAAAAGCGAAGTTCATGGAAGTCCCCAACGCCAATGACAATGGCGTATTGATCGAAGGGGTAGCGCCTGGTTCTCCGGCAGACTTAGCGGGCTTGGAGTTCATGGATTATATGTACGAATTCAATGGAGTCACCTTAAGTGAGGACGTTGATTGGGATGATCTGTTTGATGAAATGGCACCGGGTGAATCCGTCACGATGAAGGTCGTGCGTCAAAAAGAGACGCTGAATCTTCGTGCGAATTTGGTCAGTCGACTGGAACGTCAGAATGATCACTACAACACAAACGCCTTTCTCGGGGTCGAGTATAGATGGGAAGAGAACAAGCAACCAGATCAAGGGGCTTGGATCGATGTTATTGAAGGAACTACAGCAGAACGCATCGGACTCGAAGACGGAGACATCATTGTCGGTATCAACGACTACGAAATCTATGATTGGCACGACTTAGGGATCGTCATTGACAATTCTGAGCCCGGATCGGAGTTCTGCGTCACCTACCTACGAGACGGGGAAGAGTACCGCACCTGTGATATGATTACAAAGCGCAACGAATCTCCAGAGAACTACGAAGACATGGAAGAGGAACTAGAAGCTCCCCTTGCTTCAGAGACGGAGGCCCTGAGGGCCCCTGAGGCGATTGAGCCTGAGCCAGGTATCGTTCTAAAACCCAGCATTCCTACTCCTGTTGAGGGTCGAGAGATCCAAGGTGAGAACGGTCTTGTGAAACTCTTCGAAGATGAAGTCAGCTCTGTGAAAATGGTCGATATGACCAAAGATGAGGTTGAAATGATGGAAGACAAGTTCGAAATGGACATGCCTGAGCGAGGAATTCCCTATCGGGACCTGAATGTCTATCCCAATCCGAACGACGGGCGCTTTACCTTCTTTATTGACCTAGAAAAAACTGCGGATGCCGATCTTCGAATTACGGATGCACAAGGGCGACTCGTATACGAAGAGTCGATTCCCGGGGCATCAGGACGCATTGAACGCCGATTAGACATCAGTGGACGTGCCAAGGGCATCTACTTCGTGATTGTACTTCAAGGCAATAAGAGCATCACGAAGCGCGTGGTTGTCGACTAA
- a CDS encoding YceI family protein, protein MKKVLLFGAAAMFLASCGSGVEGERVEANEAQEVQEVVEATTLAANTDESSIKWVGSDVAGKVHNGNINISEGSLDVKDGNLVGGSFTIDMNSIVNLDVENEEYNQKLVGHLKSPDFFSVDSFPTAQFEITSVEAYTGDDAFTHNITGNLTMKDITKSITFPAAVSMSEGAVMATTAPFVIDRSDWNVRFRSVTFFDPAELKDQAINNDIGLEIALAASK, encoded by the coding sequence ATGAAAAAAGTATTGTTATTCGGAGCAGCCGCAATGTTCCTCGCATCATGCGGAAGCGGAGTCGAAGGAGAGCGCGTTGAAGCCAACGAAGCTCAGGAAGTACAAGAAGTAGTTGAAGCGACTACTTTGGCAGCGAACACGGACGAATCATCCATCAAATGGGTAGGAAGTGATGTGGCTGGAAAGGTACACAATGGAAACATCAACATCAGCGAAGGTTCATTGGACGTAAAAGACGGAAACCTCGTAGGTGGTTCTTTCACTATTGACATGAACAGCATTGTGAACTTGGATGTCGAGAACGAAGAGTATAACCAAAAGTTGGTCGGTCACTTGAAATCTCCAGACTTTTTCTCTGTTGACTCCTTCCCTACTGCTCAATTCGAAATTACAAGCGTTGAGGCTTACACAGGTGACGATGCGTTCACGCACAACATCACCGGTAACTTGACCATGAAGGACATCACTAAGAGCATCACCTTCCCTGCTGCTGTAAGCATGAGCGAAGGAGCAGTGATGGCTACTACAGCACCTTTTGTTATTGACCGTTCAGACTGGAACGTACGTTTCCGTAGCGTTACTTTCTTTGATCCAGCGGAATTGAAAGATCAAGCGATCAACAACGACATCGGTTTGGAGATCGCTCTTGCAGCAAGCAAGTAA
- a CDS encoding Arc family DNA-binding protein → MPNKKAFALRLNEETLKAVEKWAADEFRSTNGQLEWIITEALKKAGRKKPK, encoded by the coding sequence ATGCCCAATAAAAAAGCCTTCGCATTGCGACTGAATGAAGAAACGCTCAAGGCGGTCGAAAAATGGGCCGCCGATGAGTTTCGCAGTACGAATGGACAATTGGAGTGGATCATCACCGAAGCCCTTAAGAAGGCCGGTCGAAAAAAGCCGAAATGA
- a CDS encoding SPFH domain-containing protein yields MSNEKTVRPMSGYVGLVLFLGLLIVTIAGLAIGRSPIFALLFLPTVMMVPGFFFLNPNGSKVLTLFGDYVGTVKENGFFWVNPFYSKQTISLRARNFDSERVKVNDKMGNPIIISVILVWKVKDTFAAAFEVDDYENFVRVQTDAAVRKLAGKYPYDNFDDEGAEVTLRSGQEEVNDNLEKELDERLSIAGIEVTEARIGYLAYAQEIAGAMLKRQQASAVVAARLKIVEGAVGMVETALEELSKKQIIELDEEKKAAMVSNLMVVLCGDRDASPVVNTGTLNH; encoded by the coding sequence ATGTCAAACGAAAAAACAGTTCGCCCCATGTCCGGCTACGTCGGCTTGGTTCTTTTTCTCGGATTACTCATTGTAACCATAGCCGGCCTAGCCATAGGTCGCAGCCCAATTTTTGCACTCTTGTTCTTGCCGACCGTTATGATGGTACCTGGATTCTTTTTCCTGAACCCCAATGGGTCAAAGGTGCTCACACTCTTCGGAGATTACGTGGGAACGGTCAAGGAAAACGGATTCTTCTGGGTGAATCCATTCTATTCAAAGCAAACCATCTCCTTACGCGCTCGCAACTTCGACAGCGAGCGAGTGAAGGTCAACGACAAGATGGGGAACCCTATCATTATCAGTGTAATTCTGGTTTGGAAGGTCAAGGACACCTTTGCAGCCGCTTTTGAGGTTGACGATTACGAAAACTTTGTGCGCGTTCAAACGGATGCAGCAGTACGGAAGCTCGCAGGTAAATACCCTTATGATAATTTCGATGACGAAGGGGCAGAGGTGACGCTCCGTAGCGGACAGGAGGAAGTCAACGACAATCTTGAAAAAGAATTGGATGAGCGCCTTTCCATCGCTGGGATCGAAGTCACTGAAGCGCGTATTGGATACTTGGCTTATGCCCAGGAGATCGCAGGCGCTATGCTGAAGCGTCAACAAGCTTCTGCCGTGGTGGCTGCGCGTCTTAAGATTGTCGAAGGAGCGGTGGGTATGGTGGAAACAGCCTTAGAAGAATTGTCTAAGAAACAAATCATCGAGCTCGATGAAGAAAAGAAGGCGGCCATGGTTTCTAACTTGATGGTCGTCTTGTGCGGAGATCGAGATGCCTCACCGGTGGTCAATACGGGAACCTTGAATCATTAA